In Drosophila pseudoobscura strain MV-25-SWS-2005 chromosome 4, UCI_Dpse_MV25, whole genome shotgun sequence, the following proteins share a genomic window:
- the LOC4816391 gene encoding uncharacterized protein, translating to MTSNKIQKTHSLTGRYSEDAVSVISLYFEQSVSSSFSHIGNDVGTTPQNRVLQLLLDYKLFKAARTIQRFVRGWLCRKMLAKGAAAVTTISRWWRGFRVRQNYYVLMEQRLQKKLLDHYYEQATKIQTLFRGWRTRQFVQDFNGLQLIQMQFAEDLISCLARSLRDVKNNDQLPGVYCLRTDGRCLRIIEDLARTFSYRFHNGRVRASIAKRRSYLEDMRQSFHLSHAYTLTPFPGPGAVLGDCTTHVDITEPGFSKETDFRMQRLILMFEKSKRDPDVVRVQNSLASKHRRDIQTSLKAQKEERIKNFCTFVFHRIASTIGNKRSSVKNYLDELLYNAEEMCCHCQPKLVTQSLCH from the exons ATGACCTCAAACAAAATACAGAAGACACATTCCTTGACCGGACGGTACTCCGAAGACGCAGTGTCGGTCATATCGCTTTATTTCGAGCAATCCGTAAGTTCGTCGTTCTCGCATATCGGCAATGACGTTGGAACCACGCCTCAGAATCG AGTCCTGCAATTGTTGCTGGACTACAAACTGTTCAAGGCGGCTCGGACCATCCAGCGCTTTGTCCGGGGATGGCTCTGCCGGAAGATGTTGGCCAAAGGAGCGGCTGCAGTCACCACCATCAGCAGATGGTGGCGGGGCTTCCGTGTTCGCCAGAACTACTACGTCCTGATGGAGCAGAGGCTGCAGAAGAAACTTTTGGACCACTACTACGAGCAGGCAACTAAGATCCAGACTTTGTTTCGTGGCTGGCGCACCCGTCAGTTCGTGCAGGACTTCAATGGCCTTCAGCTGATTCAGATGCAGTTCGCCGAGGATCTGATCAGCTGTTTAGCCCGAAGTCTGCGCGATGTGAAGAATAACGATCAGCTGCCAGGGGTTTACTGCCTGCGCACGGATGG AAGATGCCTTAGGATAATTGAGGACCTGGCTCGCACCTTCAGCTACCGCTTCCACAACGGTCGTGTGCGGGCTTCGATCGCCAAACGACGCTCATATCTCGAAGATATGCGCCAAAGCTTCCATCTGTCTCATGCATACACATTAACGCCTTTCCCAGGTCCTGGTGCTGTCCTGGGAGACTGCACGACTCACGTTGATATCACTGAGCCGGGCTTCTCCAAAGAGACCGATTTTCGTATGCAGCGCCTCATATTGATGTTCGAGAAGTCCAAGCGGGATCCGGATGTGGTCAGAGTTCAGAATTCACTGGCTTCCA AACACAGGCGCGATATCCAAACGTCTCTGAAGGCGCAGAAGGAGGAGAGAATAAAAAACTTCTGCACGTTTGTCTTTCATCGCATAGCCTCAACCATTGGTAATAAGCGCAGTAGCGTCAAAAACTATCTCGACGAATTGTTGTATAACGCCGAGGAAATGTGTTGTCACTGCCAGCCAAAATTGGTTACCCAATCGTTGTGTCACTAG